GCCCAAACTTTTAAAAGTGCTTTGGAAGTTTTGTGTTTTAGGTGTTAACCATTACATCCCAGCAGATCCCATGATCAGATTACACTTACGTTTATGCCTGTTTTATGTGTAACACTTGACTTTCTTGCTTTCATCAGGTGCTAAAGTGTACTTTGTGTCGTCAGTGTGCTTGAATAACACAGCAGAGAGCTGAATATGGGTGCAGGGTGCATTTTAATGAGAGCTGTGTAGTGCACATGGGAAAGCTATGATCCACGAAGAGCTCCTTAAAGCCCTTAAATCCCAGGCACAAACATGTGTTTGCTGATTGGAGAGCAAGTCTAAGTGAAGAATCAGTGAAGAAACacatgatttgttttttgtttttttttaacacagacTAAGTACAACACATAttgtatgaattaatttatttgaaaaaggaaTAAAGTCTATAATAATGATTCATCTAAATGTTTAGACTTGTAGTTAATGTTCAGTGTTGCCTTCTAAATGTttcatgcattaatttgatcaaatatacagtaaaaaaaaaaaaaaaaaacaactactttctatttgaatatattttaaaatgtaatttattcctatgatggcaaagctgaattttcgtcACCATTACtctagacttcagtgtcacatgatccttcagaaatcaacagctgtgctgctaaatatttttgtgaaaactgtaattattattttttctgaattgcAGTGAATCCTTTAAAATTATAAgggaacactttagaataaggttctgttagttaatgttttaattaacatgaacaaacaatgaacaatacattactgtattaatcaatctttgttaatgttaatgaaaacacagttcacagtgcattaactaatgttaacaaactttTCAACTGTAGTGTATATAAAAATGACACTACATAAATGCACATCTCATTTGCAGAAATACAAACTGATTAATAAAACAACTTTGGCCACacttttaattcataattttgtatttacatttaaaattgaaaGACAATCTTGCTTTGGTTTATAcatgataaatgttttaaattatttaattttaatcttgCTTTAGTTTATACGtgatatatgtttttaattacttaatgttcagacatatacattttatttattgattgataacAGCTAGAAATCACATTCAAATTGTGGCAAAACAATACGGGTTTAGTTTGTATCATAAGACTATATCTATAGCTGAGCAATAAACAAATGTAATGGAGTTAGAACAGTTTTTAAAGGCACTAACAAATATAAATCCTTTACTTGTAAAATCAAAGAAAAGTGTGCATGTCTTGTTTTTATCTATTTCTGGCCTTGACCATATCAATTAGAGACAAAGTTTAGAATTTGAAATATTCTTGCTAGCTCCCCATTACAATGAAAGGTGTCAGTAAACCACATACATTACTATTCAAAAAGACAAAGGCATAAACCTGGCAGATGTGTGCTTtggaaacaataacaaaacaacatTCTCACCTCCAGAACATCTTCGGTCTGGTCAGATGTGAGGATGTTGACTTTAACCTGGCCATTGGACAGGTAGATTTCCAGCTGCACCTCCTCAGTGGGGATCTGCTGGGTCTCCTGCAGCACAGACAAACAGTGTTCGGGAAAACAACTTCGTGCTGAACTCTAATTCAACTTCTGATGCTTCCTGTCAGATTCAGCTGATCTCAGAATAATCTGATGAACATGCAGTACGGATAACATTAAAATCATACCCTTACACTCACTCCAAGAGCACAGAACAGAAAAAACACACATAGTCACAGCAGTTTCATTTCCTGTGTATCCCAGCTTTTACGTCTGAGAACGCTTTCATTttagaataaatgtaatgttttgagtTGTGTGTTTTACTGTACAGATTCAGGCTTAATCGCAAGATATACATGCCTAGAGAAGAGAAGTGATTTGGTGATAGGTCAAAACAAGAGTCAAAACAACACATTGCTGACTGTTTTATTGATAAAAAGTAGCGTCACTGTTCTTTTACTGTCGTATCTTCTGCTTTTTGCAAATTCACACCCCACCCACCCCTCTTCCTACATGTTTCATCTCCCACTGCAGCAGATCTTTACAGAAATTGGAAAATGAAAACACAAGGCCAAGTCTAATGTCCTATTCTGTTCCTGCAGACTGCTCTCTGATGGGCAGCCGGGGGACGGACGGGATCTGACTGCGAAATTGCCAATATCTATGTGGGGTGGGGAACAAAATTCCTGAAGAATGAATGCAATCTATGCGATTCAGACAACAAATGTAGAACAGGATGGTACTGGAATGTAAGGAAGTGAACACAGAGGCACATTTACTGGTTCTTCACTCAATGCACTTGAGTATATCTTAATAAGGAAATGAGATAAATCAGACCCACCAGTGTTTGACCCTTTTACTGGAAGactaagaaaaacatttttggcAGGGCGGAGGTTTTAAGACAGACAACTGCGTCACTTCTATATTTAGAAACCATAAGGTTGTTATACAAATGTTGACTGTTGAAGGCAAATGTAGAGGCTAGTGATGCAGAAAAAttacaaggacatttttaaaCATGGAAAGGAAAACCTACTTCACAGTATTTCAAAAAGCAGCAATTTATATATACTAGATTTGCAATTATGATAATTActcaaacattataaataattgaCCATTTTTACTAACTAAAAAGAATATAGAAATTCTACCTGTTGAGCTTTTCTCAAAAAGCTGTTGAACATATCACTGGATCCCAGAATGGGGTCCTGACGCACTGCGGGGAGAAAATAAAAAGCTCTTCATTAAAGGTGTTAAAACTTACAACTTGACAACCAAAGTACTTTTTATTAACCTTTCAGCTACAATGAAAGCTAATATAAACATGTATTTAAACAAGCTGAAGCCACTTATAGGGGCAActctttttaaaattttactCAATAGCATGCTATTTGTGGAAGCACATGAAATTGCTTCAatgcatataatgaaaaaataaaaatttaattaaacttttacactaccattcaaaggttttgaaagaaattaatgtaaaaacgCTATTACAGTTAAAGTAGCACAACTTCGCCATCAGAGAAATAAATAAcgttttgcaatatattataacaGAAAACCATTAGAAAATAGAAAAAGCTCATCAAAACAAATATCACAAACAATTCACTTAAGCAAATAGAATACATCAATGCTACAAGGTACAAATTTCCTCTGGGAAAGTTTGTAGAATGATAGTCAGaatgtttttgtgtatgttgAGGTAATAACACAACTTTCTTATTCTTGTGTCTTAACTGAACCTTAATGTAAACCTCAATGTTTTAAACAGTTGTCAAAGTCATGTAAACTTAAACTAATCTGGTAAACAATGCAgccttttctttaaaaatatcacAATCCCTCCCTGACTGATAAAAaccttagttaaaaaaaaaaaaaaaaactagtgagAAACAGACCAACAtaaactataatgtttattttcacTTCAAATATAGCAAACAACCGCAAGGGATTTGCACAAACTGacaaaatatttgctctgaacagcttgtgtgtttgtgtcggtTAATTTTCCATAACCATGTTTCTCAATGATGTAACTGAAGGGAGCCCCAGCCAAGAGCAGCTCCAGACTGTGAGCAAATAAGCTCAACAAGGCTTAGCTTGTTCGATGGAAAGAGCCAGTGCTGGAATGGATTAGAGCGAACGCCTCTTGGTGCTGCCAGCACTGCTGATTTCCTTTTGtgtccatctgtcagtggatcaccagcttcctgacagaaaggcagcagctagtgaggctgggaaaactcACATTCAACACCTACACCATCAGCACTGGAGCACCTCAGGGCtacgttctctccccactgctcttttcCCTGACTGCACCTCTACTGATCCCTCTGTCAAattcctgaagtttgcagacaacaCTACAGTCATCAGCCTCATCCAGGCAGCGACAAGTCTGCTTACaaacaagaggttgagcagctgtcTGTCTGGTACAGtcacaacaacctggagctgaacatgcttaaaactgtggagatgatagtggacttcaggagaaagcCCACAGCGCAATGTCCAGCTTAAACAGCTAACACATGAATCATTACCTGTGATCTGTAATTCATTCTCCAACTATAATTACTGCATCTTTCTCAAGaattatgtaaatacatattcacatgtctttatttatacagctgtataaagagtaaataatgcacaaatctgtacataaatcTACTGTTCCAGATTCATACACATTATTATAATTCATTGTTAAgtcttattatttaaatgattttctgTTCTTATGTCAGATGTGTAAATTCCTCGTGTGTTTGCACAAAACAGGACATTTGagtgggatgtttttttttttgataaccaATAGGCTTCATCACAGTTGATTGCTAATAGCAAGTCAGCTGCAAGCAGTATTAGGGGAAGGGCATCCTAATTTTAGAGAGCTTCTGATTGGATAAAAAACTAGTGCAGAATTagtcatcaatatttttgcaatatttgCAATAAGAGTTTCTCAGAAGACTCAAAAtgtaaagtaatgatgctgaatatccagctttgcattacaggaataaactgcatttagGAGCTAAAACACTGAGTCTAGTCTCAaaactttttgtaaaaataaatctcaCCAGCTTGCATGTACTTCTCCAGCTGTTCCCTCCTCTGTTCGACTTCAGCCGGTGTGAGGGTGAAGATCTTCTTTGGTGGAAAAGCTGGCACCAcattatttccatattctttttttatctgaAAGGACACAGGGAGAGAAGTTCATTTTAAATTGATGAGGTCAAATTCTGAAAACAGAATGTTTGGTTATTCTGAGAGGACAAAATTAAACTGACCACTGCCTGCCCTTGACCGCTGTGCACTGCTCAGTCATACATGCTGACTGCGGGTCTCACGGGCACCAAGCTAATAAATCTGTTTACACTTCACAGCATCTACCAAAATTATGCCTGCTATTGCTCCATCGGTGTTATCGGGTTTTTATTCAAAGGCACAATAAGAAAATGacatggaaatatatattttcgatagttaaattaaattaaaaattaaattaaatttatgcattttgcagacacttttatccaaagtgactaacattgcattcaggctaacaattttctactatcttgtgttccctgggattcgaacccacaacctgcTCTACCGGTTGCACAATTTACACGAAAACTAGAaatggtgaataaataaataactttaagtTAAAGAACTAAAATTAATAGAACTAAAGATAGATAGAGGTATCTACAAATACAATTATTgaaaagaaaactttaaaaaacacaaaagttCATGCTAaagtatgatttttaaaaaaaatttttttacaattattatcatTTGAAAGCCTATTTTAAGGGTTAACTGCAAGCCTCACACCACGACAGCTTTTATGGATTGCGTCATATGACCACGTATGATCTGACTAGGCCCTCAACGCCCTGTTACCTAGCAACAGTGGCTGCGAAACACAACATGCTCTTAATGGTGAGATCACTGAAGTTCTCTCTCATTCATGAGGAAACTTAGTGTCTGTAAACCTGGTAGGTGTTAGATAGGTAAGCGGATCCTTTTATGAGAACAATGTGTGACTTTCAGTGTGTGACCACTCAAATTATTTCCCAACATTGTGACTGTATGATCATAGCTTCACCACTTCTCTGTTCACACGAGAAGTAAATGTGTGTTTCATTGGTGGACTTTTGGATTTTAATCCTGCCCACAGATCAaacatgtctgtgtttttcttcacacaacttcagaaaatattattaagcaaattacagtttttttttggcTAACTGCAGAGTGACTAAAAACGACTGTGCTTTGTGACAAACAGCTTTTAATGTGCCAGTATTCCGAGGCAATCCttgatgcattttaaaaaatgtgagtgCAATACTGATTTCTGAAATGAAGGTcatgatgaaaatgtgtgttcacCTGTTCATGGAGGCCTAGGAGTTGGCTGTAACGTACTCGACAATGCAAGACACCATTCACATGGATATTGTAAGCCTGCAGaaggaaaaacataaaaataaactgtcAGTAAAATTTTTAACCAAGGCTACAACTGCGATATTGTGAAATTTATATCACAAATCAAAACATGTCTATGTATTACGGGGACTTTGATTTCACAATAGAAAAAACAAATGAAGGGTGCCGTTTCAAAAACACTTAGCGGAAACATAAGAAAAAAGATTTCTTAAGGCATTCTAGCAGGTCATGTGGTCTTTAAAATTTGCAAGCAAATAGAGTAACACACAaaaatgctttagtttgtttGACGTTGTTTTTAGGAAGTTGTTATGTAAAGTTCTCCATCTTACTGTGGCATACTATAAGAATGCTCTCAACAGACGCTATTCAATACTTCTACAAATATGTACAGCATGCGATGAACCAATTATTGACAGCACGGCACGCAACCTCCGCTACACAGCTAACACATGAGTCATCAAAGCTGGAACAAGTTTACAGACACAGGGAGGAAGAAACTGCCAGGCCTTTACTTGTCGTCAAACATAAAAAAGGAAGAATGAGTATGCAAGTCTTCACGAAATTCTGTACTTTTTTGTCCTTGTGTTTGAACAGGAAGTCTGACATTTAAATCGCAGCCCACTCTCATTTTTGTGGCTCTTCTGCAAAGTATGCATATTTGGTGACATGAACAGCTCCACTGCAAATATGCAACTCCCTGTCGAATATAGAGCAAGACAACATTACGCTCTCTGAAGAGAAATCCCTCCGACTGTGAGAGAATGCAGAgagaaacaaagcagcttttaaaATCGGTTTTAGCTGACTTTCGGAAATTCAGGTAGaactgttttcttaaaaaaaattacaaacatctgtatattgtaataaaataaaacataaatattacatgaaaaacaaactaaattttaaatgttcaaatgttgtcttgccttctaaataataataataataacattaaaatcatttaaaatttaattaaataatttatacatatttatacataatttatacataatttCTACCAGTCAAAAGAATTggattttttagttttatttttaagtttttgaatGTCTCTTCTActaaggctgtgtttatttaatcaaatattattaaaattttaaattactgttttatatttgaagatattgtaaaatataatttatttatgtgataaaaatttcaggattatttaattaaagctcaaaagaacagtatatatttgaaacagaaatacattataaatgtcttgacaCTTTACTGTCATTTCTGATCAATGCATCAATGCatattgataaataaaatgactaatttatttaaatttcaccccaaacttttaaagggTAGCGCATtattgtttccacaaaatatgaagcagcacaactgcttttaacattcataataatcagaaatgtttattaatcaggaaaatcagcatattagagtgatttctgagccattttaaattgtaataatatttcataatacttaatggattttgatcaaataaattcagccttgctgagcagaagagacattcaaaagaaatgaaaatatctAACAGATCCCCCTCTTGACCAGTAACAGGGAGAACTAGTTTATGCAAAACCAGTATAAATTATGCAAAACAACAAATATCTTGTCatcaaagaaaatgaaacaaaaatattaagcagtaaaaaGTGAGTCTGATTCATACATATCTCATATCTATATCTCAAATATGTTGTCATCaaagaaaatgataaaaatattaaagtagtAAAAAGTGAGTGTGATTCGTACATCTGACCAATTTATATCTCGGTGGCCTTGAAAGGCTTAGCTATTGAAAATGTTACTGGTGAGAAATTCGCTCTGAATCACAGTCACAGGTGGACACAAACAATGTCAGCAGTCAATGTGTTAGGAATGATTCACAATATCTTCTTCGTGTCAGTGAATTAAAACCTTTGCGGGTCTACTGGAGGTGTTTTAAGACTGCTAAGAGCATGCATGTGCAGTGGAGCTCAAAAATGATCTCAGCCTCTTAATCAAATTATGTGTTGGTTAAGGAGAGTCAACATTACATCTGCAGACACCAACGAGAAAGAATTCAGGCAAAATATGCTTTGTAACCAATCCACAGTTCAGTACAATACAGATGAAACTGGAGCTGTCTGTTATTGATAGACTCAGTGTTTCATAGAAAAATAAAGTGTCATGTCTTCAGAGTATTAGGCCAGCTATGTTTCCAGTTATGCTAGATAACTGTTATGCTGAAAGAAATGGCAATCTTGCACTGCATATGGCTGAGGGAGAAACGCCAGCCAGGAGAACTGAGACACTGTGAATCCAATTCACACAACAACTCAAGAGTGTTTCTGAACGACCAAAGCTTCCTAATCTGATTCCACCTTCAATTATTTTGTGCCtgccatttttattatatataatgaaaaacaaaaaatgcaggCACAGAGTTGTTGTGTTAATTGGattcacagtatatatatatatatatgagaacacttcggaataggtaacacctattagttgcttattagcgtgcatattactagattattagccatgtattagggctaaataagaacatattaatgctttattctaaTTGACCTTATTCtccatccctaatcttacccaataacTAAACCTAACAACAACCTTActgactattaataagcagcaaattaagaatttattgagaaaaatgtcttagttaatagttaacaagtgttacctattctaaagtattaccacacacacacacacacacacacacgcacacacacacacacacatatattgtacacagcagatgctttccagacgtatgtgtgctatctgggtacAGAGTATTTCAAAATTTAAATTGATCTTGTTATCCTTTATTGAAATTCTAAAAACTAGATTTACTAGACTACTAAGAGACTCAAGAAAGAGTGTCAACAACGTACATGTACAATTTTGCTCTATTTTGTCAACTAGGAAGGACTTAAAAAATGACAATAGCCAACatactaaattaactaaaacagTATGCCCATATGTCATGTTATTTCTAGTTATCAGTCATTTTAACATATAACTGTTCCTCTTTCTCTTCTGAATGAACGGACATGTTCCTCTCATTCCATCAGTCAGAGAAAGATCCGTTCACTGCAAAGATTCGTTCACAACAACGATTCAAAGCAGCTCTGTTCTATCTACAGCGTCACCAAACCGAATGTAAAAGCTAGGCGCATCGCTTTGACCTCCACCACACTTACCACATATGTCGATCCATTTTCATCGGAACGGACCTCCGTCTCGGGGATGGAGAAATGCATTTTCTACTTTAAGTTTAAAAGTCTTTGATCAAGATGAAAATGCTGTTAAAAGCGAGAGAGTTCACGGAAAGCCCTCTGCTGTCATGCAGGGACTAAACTGAATGACTGCGAGCTACACTCGCTCCGGATTCCCTGTCCAGTCCAGTTCAGTCCTGTCCAGAGCGGAATTAAACCAGAAAACGTCTCTTTTGCGACGTGGGTTGTTTTAAAACTTTCTTAGTGTTCAGGGCTGAACTTTTCCAATAAACATCTAAGCAGCAGCCATGTTGCAACTGGAGGTAATTCCACGTTCATTGTCAGCAATGTATCGTCTAATCTGTCCTCTCACTTCCTCACGCACTGAAAACAACGTTCTGGTCGAGTCTGCAAAACACTAAAGGGTCGTCGCCAGGCTCGCGATCCAATAAACTTTCAGATTACTCCACGTAAAGGTGCTCCGCGGATGTGTACAGTCCCTCTACATACATTGGTACACACGAACGAGaggaaacaaataaagaaatcgTTTGTCGTTTCAAGATACCAATTCTGTACTCCAACTTGTTATGGGGTTAAGATGAACACACACCAGTCTGCATTGTAACGAAACCTTCCAACACCATAAACGGAACCGCTCTGCTGTAATGTATTCAATATGTATCTGTTCTCCGCCGAAGCATTGCAACAGTCTGGATCAAACCATTCTTCTAGCGCGGGGGGAGGTCATTGCGTAAAAATATTCGTTCGAGATGAACCTTTGGCATGAACAAGTTCCAAGCGTTGTTTGTAGAAAACAATCTCTCCCAAACTATGTAAACTTATGTTTAATTATGAATGTAAGTGTTTTTAACTTAATATTAGGTTTAGCAATGAAATGGATTTAAAAATGGTTGATACAACAAGCAAAATATGAGGTTAAACTGCATCAgagtatttaaatattaactaaACCATATTTCTCAAGAAAGCTTTGTGATTGAGGTAGGCTATTTAAGGCgctatttttttctcagaaaattgGTCACTGAAAAGACCGAGgcgctttatatatatatatatatatatatatatatatatatatatatatatatatatatatatatatatatatatatatatatatatatacatacatgtgtgtgtgtgtgtgtgtgtgtactgtttttaACTGCTATGTTTAATACGTTTTACAacttcataacaataaacatataaaaaataataaagaacaaaaataataaaatatgttaattataaAACACCAAAATGACTAATAGAGTTGCCTAAATTAATAGggcataatttaaataaaaaaaataaaaaaatctaaaaattctttctttctttctttctttctttctttctttctttctttctttctttctttctttctttctctgaccTGGGGCAATCCAAAATCCACATAGGATAAAGACACTTTTGTAGCCAAACAACTTGTTGTTATTGGAGTTTAACTTTATGTTTGATAAtagtaaattaaacattaatgaaTTGAGCAACAAAgaatttgtgcctataatgtttttttttttatttttttttttattttttttaagtaatccgTATTCGTGGAATGTGCGTTATTTTAAATAACCAGACTGAATATAAATGGCGAAAAAGATCTATATCAGCTCAATGACGTGAATTGTGTAAAAGCAACCTGGGTTTTGAGAGTGTTTCGTCTCTAGTGAGAAATGCACATTATGTGCGCCGCCTGGTGGTCACGAATGGAGTCGCGACTATAGACGTCACATGATCATCGAGTCACATGACTTTTCTTTTGGCGAAAATGACAGCAGCCGCTACAGCATCTATTGTGTAttcatttactgtttttattgttttattcaatgTTTATGTCGATAGCCAGGATACTGATGCACAGGTGAGACAGTTCGCCATGTCAAATGAATTCAGTCAATGTAACAGATAACGTTACTATAGTCATTTTCGAAATGActgtaatgaaataataatacatgcTACGGTAGATAAGTTACATTGTTTTCATCTGTCTTCACTGTTGGAAAGTAAAGTAAAatgatgcatgttgttttataatattttaaaagctttCACCTTTTTGTTTTGCTAGTTATGTAAAATGTGTCAAGGGACTGTACGGCAAGATAGTCCTGTCTGGGATTTTTGCCAAACAAAAGGCCATATTAGAGGACGCTGCTGTTTTGGAAATGAAACCAGCGATGTAGATGCCATTATAGGGTaggaaaatttttattaaattattattatatataatctaACTGTACGGCTGTTTTAGGTTGGACTTGGCGAACTGCTCCATCAGTCGTGTAGAGCACCTGTACAATTCATCCACAGCTTTCATCATGTATGTACGAGAGCAGGTCTGTCATGATAATCTGCATGTGTCATTGTAGCACTTAAATTGAATATCTAACTGTTGTCATTCTTTATTTTCACAGCGATCTCTCCAACAACCCGATCTCCAATCTGAGCGATTTCATATTTCAGGGTTTCAGCAATCTTAGCCAACTGTAAGTTTTGCATGAGCACTGTACAGTATAttatgtgtaaaacatttaagtCAGGGATTTTCAACTTGGGTCTGGGGACCAGGGGGGCTGCAAGGTAGTGCTAGGGGGTCCATGGaaataaaaatagtgaaaaactgtaaaatagattataaaatcataattaatacaagtataacaataattataataagctataatgtattaaaataaaaacattgaaataaacaaataaactatataaataaataatagatctAACAGTCCGGTGTAGTGGGGGAAAGATTATGTTactgataaaaaaacaaacaaaaaaaaatgtttatgcataTTTATGGTTGGGTAGACTATAAATTGGGTCCTTATACATGAAAATAGAAAGGTGTCTTTTACGTTTTCGGACGGGTGTCTCTTTGACAAGGATATTCATCCACGGGGTCCATAAAAGATCTAAAAGATTGAAAATCCCTGATTTAAACTAACACAGTTAGCTAACACAAGTTAACTTGACAAATCTTTACTTAGTTTACTACCCTTAAAACTGGAGTGTCCAGGGGgcaatgcatcatgggagaaGGTTGAAGTGAAAAACAATGCCAGAATCTGCGAAGGACAGAAAAATATTTGCAATCAGACTGCGCAGATGTGTAAGTAACCAAAAGACCTTGGATCTCAGTCTACAAAATGTATGTATTTCAGTGCATTTCTTGATTATGGTTTGTGTCTTCAGCCTGGGATTGCCCTGAAAACTCATTCTGCAGCCCATACGGACCAGGGTTCTTCGAGTGTAGTTGTCTACATGATTTCTATGGATACAAGTGCATGAGACAGGTGAGACCCCCCTCAAATCATTCCAAACAGACTGGCCTTTTCTCCTTTATTACAAACGTTTATTGTTCTTTAACAATTGCAGGGGGAGTTTCCTGTATTTAAGGTGCTTGGGATACTAACCGGATCGACAGTTGTGGGTTCATCTTTACTCTGGTTCACACAAAGACGAAAGGCCAAGAACATTTGACTTCTAAAGAAAACTGACTGTTGGACTGACA
The sequence above is a segment of the Carassius gibelio isolate Cgi1373 ecotype wild population from Czech Republic chromosome A20, carGib1.2-hapl.c, whole genome shotgun sequence genome. Coding sequences within it:
- the LOC127938012 gene encoding all-trans retinoic acid-induced differentiation factor-like; its protein translation is MTFLLAKMTAAATASIVYSFTVFIVLFNVYVDSQDTDAQLCKMCQGTVRQDSPVWDFCQTKGHIRGRCCFGNETSDVDAIIGLDLANCSISRVEHLYNSSTAFIIDLSNNPISNLSDFIFQGFSNLSQLLLPLKLECPGGNASWEKVEVKNNARICEGQKNICNQTAQMSWDCPENSFCSPYGPGFFECSCLHDFYGYKCMRQGEFPVFKVLGILTGSTVVGSSLLWFTQRRKAKNI